A segment of the Bacteroidales bacterium genome:
ATAGCCCGCAAAAGTTATTATTGCCATGAATATGGCAGCAACAATCAACAAGGCGTTTCGTGATTTGATATCTTTTAAATGGCTTTCTAACTCAAGTTTTTGCAACGATCTTTCACTAGTTAATTGCAATATTTCTTGATCTTTTTTTTCTGACTCATACTGCTCTTTTAATAAAGCTATTTGTTGCATGTTAGTTTTATTAACTAACGAATCGTGTATTAGAGAGTATTCTTTATAATAACTTAATGCTTTTTTATTGTCGCCAATTTTTTCGTATGTTTTTGACAAGTCTTTTAGTACTGTAGCTATTTGTGTTGGCGTGTTTATTTCGCGTAACATGCGTAAAGCTTGTTGTTGCACATGAATTGCCTCCTTATAGTTTTTTAAGGCAGAATAACATACACCCATACTGCTAAGAGAGATAGCCTGTCCATTAATATCACTTATCGCTTGCTCTATATCAAAAGATTTTTTGTAATAGTAAAGAGCTTTTTCATAATCTTGCTTTTGCCCTGAATATATCTCTCCAATGTTAAAATATGCCATTGCTTGTCCCCGTATATTGTTCAGTTCCCTGTAAATTGCAAGAGCACGTTTAAAATTATCAAGCACATTATCATACTTCCCCAAGTAATAGTACACTATTCCAATATTGTTATACAACAGAGCCTCTCCTGGTTTGTCGTTAAGTTCTTTCTTTATTCCACGGGCAATGTTGTAATACTTTAAAGCGTCATCGTATTGTTCTTGTTCTTGTAGTAACAATCCGATGTTTATGTAAGCTCTTGAAAGCTCATATTTGTTTTTCAAGCTGTCAGCTATTCTTAAATGGCTAAAATGGTATTCACCTGCTTTTTTATATTCGCCTCGTTCTCGGGCAAGTACTCCTAAGTTGTTTAAACAAGCGCATGTCCCTTTTGGATATTTTGCCACCAAAAAAGTTTTTAAAGCCATATTGTATAGCATTTCTGCGCTATCGTATAAATTTTGTCGATGATAAATTGAGCCATCTAATAATTGGCTATTTCCAAGTCTGTAGTAATTGTTATCAGTTGATAGTTTGTAAAGTTCTTTAAGGTAAAATTTTGCAGAATCGATGTCAGCATTGCTATAATAGTAAGCAATACCGATTAAAGCATCGAAACTAATACTATCGTTTCCATGCAAGTATGCTGTGCGTAAACTGTCGAGATCATTGCTTTTAACAGAACTAACTGATAGTATTAGAAAACCACTTACGAGCAGCACAAAACGGTATAATTGCAGTATAGGCTTTAACTTAAATAAATTATACATTTCGCAAAAGCATTTAGATACGAAGTGAACTACAAAGATAGTTAACTTTTACAATCATTTATTGAGTTAAAAGTTAAAAGTTTTAAAGTCAAAAGGTTGCTAAGAGTTAGTGACTGGATTTATTGAAGCCACTTTTGTATGGGGTTATGTTTATTTGGTAACTTCAACAGGCTTACCGACCAGTAAATTTTTAAAATAAAAAGGGTCTGGCTAAATTGCCCAGACCCTTTTAAATAGTTTATTTAATTATCTATTAAATCTCCATGAATGGCATTTTAAATGTATTAGCCGGGATATAAGTTTCCTTAATAGCACGTGGACTTACCCATCTTAAAAGATTTGTGCTTGCTCCGGCTTTGTCATTGGTTCCTGAAGCTCGTGAGCCTCCAAACGGTTGTAACCCAACAACTGCACCTGATGGTTTATCGTTAATATAGAAGTTACCCGCAGCGTAACGAAGAGTATTGTATGCTTTAACAACTGCATAACGATCGTTTGCAAAAACAGCACCTGTCAAGCCGTATATAGATGTTTTGTTACAAAGCTCCAATGTTTTTTCGTAATCTTTGTCGTCGTAAACATATATTGTAACAACGGGTCCGAATATCTCTTCCTGCATTGTTTTAAAATATGGGTCGGTTGTTTCGATAATTGTTGGTTGAACAAAATATCCAACTGATTTATCGCCGGTACCTCCTGTAATAATTTTACAACTTGACGATTTTTTAGCAAAGTCGATATAGCTCATTATATTATCGAATGATTTTTCGTCAATAACGGCATTCATAAAATTGCTAAAATCGGTTACGTCACCAACTTTGATTTCTGCAATCTGCTCTTGAAGTTTTTGTTTTACTTCAGCCCACATTGATTTAGGTATATATACTCGTGATGTTGCTGAACATTTTTGTCCCTGGTACTCAAATCCACCTGCAATAATAGCAGTGGCAACTTCTTGAGAATCAGCAGAATTATGAACAAAAATAAAGTCTTTCCCTCCTGTTTCACCAACAAGTTTGGGATATGAGGTGTAGTTTTCAATATTCTGTCCAACTGCTTTCCACAGGTGATTAAATGTGCCACTTGAGCCTGTAAAGTGTATTCCGGCTAAATCTTTATGTTTTGTAACTACATCGCCAATTAATGATCCGCGTGCGGGAACAAAGTTAATTACGCCATCGGGTACTCCGGCTTCCTGGAAAATTTTCATCATAAAATAGTTTGAAAACAGAGCGGTGCTTGCAGGTTTCCAAACGGTAGCATTACCCATTAAAACCGGTGAACCGTTTAAGTTCGATGCTATTGATGTAAAATTAAACGGGGTGACCGCAAATACAAAACCCTCTAAAGCTCGATATTCTAATCTATTCAGTTGAGTTTCCATAGATTTTGGTTGACCTGCATATATTTGCGATGCGAAGTGTGCATTATACCTCAGGAAATCAATATTTTCGCATGTGGCGTCAATCTCAGCCTGATACGGATTTTTACTTTGTCCGAGCATGGTAGCTGCTAACATTACGTTGCGATATTTTTTTGAAAGAAGCTCGGCAGCTTTTAGCATTACAGAAGAGCGTTCAATCCAAGAAAGGTTTTCCCATTCTCTTTTGGCTTTTAATGCTTCATCAATAGCTAAAGCAATCTCTTTCTCGCTTGCTTGGTGGCATTTAGCCAAAATATGTTTGTGATTATGTGGCATGACCACATCAAGGGTTTTCCCTGTACGAATCTCTTTACCACCAATAATTAATGGGATTTCAATTTGTCCTGATGATAGCCTTTTTAATTCTTCAACAAGTGCTGAGCGTTCTTTGCTATTCTTTGCAAACTGTTGTATTGGCTCGTTTTTTGGACTTTCGAATTTAAATAGAGCGTTGTTCATAGTTTTTTTTAAGTGTTTTATGTTAATTAAATTATTTATCTTTTTATATAAAATGTCAGTCGAGACTATAAAAATAGGAAATTTATCGCAGTTTTAGAAGAAATTGTTAAAAAAACGTTTGATTCAATTTGCATTGTATGTTAATTGGGTGTTGTGGTGTTGTAGAGACGGAGCATGCTCCGTCTCTATGTTGTTGCGGGTTGTTATGTTATTTGTGGATAGAGACGGTGCATGCACCGTCTCTACATATAAAAGATGTGTTATTAAATAGTT
Coding sequences within it:
- the pruA gene encoding L-glutamate gamma-semialdehyde dehydrogenase codes for the protein MNNALFKFESPKNEPIQQFAKNSKERSALVEELKRLSSGQIEIPLIIGGKEIRTGKTLDVVMPHNHKHILAKCHQASEKEIALAIDEALKAKREWENLSWIERSSVMLKAAELLSKKYRNVMLAATMLGQSKNPYQAEIDATCENIDFLRYNAHFASQIYAGQPKSMETQLNRLEYRALEGFVFAVTPFNFTSIASNLNGSPVLMGNATVWKPASTALFSNYFMMKIFQEAGVPDGVINFVPARGSLIGDVVTKHKDLAGIHFTGSSGTFNHLWKAVGQNIENYTSYPKLVGETGGKDFIFVHNSADSQEVATAIIAGGFEYQGQKCSATSRVYIPKSMWAEVKQKLQEQIAEIKVGDVTDFSNFMNAVIDEKSFDNIMSYIDFAKKSSSCKIITGGTGDKSVGYFVQPTIIETTDPYFKTMQEEIFGPVVTIYVYDDKDYEKTLELCNKTSIYGLTGAVFANDRYAVVKAYNTLRYAAGNFYINDKPSGAVVGLQPFGGSRASGTNDKAGASTNLLRWVSPRAIKETYIPANTFKMPFMEI